The proteins below are encoded in one region of Balaenoptera acutorostrata chromosome 11, mBalAcu1.1, whole genome shotgun sequence:
- the LOC130709211 gene encoding uncharacterized protein LOC130709211, translated as MGRVRRETRPPDATPMPFSQTPLLARLAEQKHRPLYGEKPNRGSSGGQPRGGSRLPVAPSQARGDCRVTPSVCLARSRHPPGPEKATCPLRPPTHLSPAGLAPPSPGLPGALPAGRHWGLGLSRRWQMAGRLPTARSPQPCSGSPFHAALPAPATIPSRLTGKGPFGARRPLPSRRKRGGLCRPSLGQDPWSLLGLWGRRASKSCPLTHGIGATSQLRNVSTIRSQTQKCHCSSFPPNLGCWLKKEPGCVGAVPWWIKPEFRGPCRGYGICLLVTWIGCECAGARLALMERGSPHRPWAPSRAPLTSATCLPRVRVSRCEAWSLGAQGPVPERGQSEDSSGRHCPPPASRWAVREGHVCGEHRVFMARRGTMGRSLLSQDRPGQGPRALRCDPNTQAAAIDLRCTWRPSATLTPVPLLLSSFPPPGDASGSHDVPPGAKTDGPLGLDFASDAFLWPALGTRRSSPGPEGDWAN; from the exons ATGGGCCGTGTTCGCAGGGAGACCCGGCCCCCGGATGCCACCCCCATGCctttttcccagactccactGTTGGCACGGCTTGCCGAGCAGAAACACCGGCCGCTTTATGGGGAGAAACCTAATCGGGGCAGCAGTGGGGGCCAGCCACGGGGGGGGTCCCGGCTCCCGGTGGCCCCAAGCCAAGCCCGAGGTGACTGCAGGGTGACACCGTCTGTCTGCCTCGCTCGCTCCAGACATCCGCCTGGCCCTGAAAAGGCCACCTGCCCACTGAGGCCTCCCACACACCTGTCCCCGGCTGGCCTGGCTCCTCCCAGCCCGGGCCTGCCCGGCGCCCTGCCCGCAGGCAGACACTGGGGACTGGGGCTGAGCCGGCGGTGGCAGATGGCCGGGCGACTGCCGACTGCTCGCTCCCCGCAGCCCTGCTCAGGGAGCCCTTTTCACGCCGCATTGCCTGCTCCTGCCACCATCCCGTCCAGGCTGACTGGGAAGGGTCCCTTTGGAGCTCGCAGACCCCTGCCATCCCGCCGGAAGAGGGGAGGTCTCTGCCGTCCCTCCCTGGGCCAAGACCCGTGGTCGCTTCTAGGACTGTGGGGCAGGAGGGCCAGCAAATCATGTCCCCTGACACATGGAATTGGGGccacctcccagctcagaaaTGTCTCCACGATCAGGTCACAGACCCAGAAATGTCATtgctcctccttccccccaaacCTGGGTTGCTGGCTAAAGAAAGAGCCAGGTTGTGTGGGAGCTGTGCCTTGGTGGATAAAGCCAGAGTTCAGGGGACCCTGCCGGGGGTACGGTATCTGCCTCCTGGTCACCTGGataggctgtgaatgtgcaggaGCCCGCCTGGCCCTCATGGAGAGAGGAAGTCCCCACCGTCCGTGGGCACCTTCACGGGCACCGCTCACGTCAGCTACATGCCTGCCGCGGGTCCGGGTGTCCAGGTGTGAGGCCTGGAGCCTAGGAGCGCAAGGCCCAGTCCCAGAACGAGGGCAGAGCGAGGATTCGTCTGGGCGCCACTGCCCTCCCCCGGCCTCCCGATGGGCAGTAAGAGAGGGGCACGTGTGTGGGGAGCACAGGGTCTTCATGGCAAGGAGAGGAACAATGGGGCGGTCCCTCCTGTCACAGGACAGGCCAGGGCAGGGGCCGAGAG CCCTCCGCTGTGATCCTAATACACAGGCCGCTGCCATCGACCTGAGATGCACATGG CGCCCCAGCGCAACCCTGACCCCCGTCCCCCTGctgctctcctccttcccccctccagGAGATGCCTCTGGGAGCCACGACGTCCCTCCAGGCGCCAAGACTGACGGCCCTTTGGG CCTGGACTTTGCCTCAGATGCATTCCTGTGGCCAGCACTGGGCACCAGGAGGAGTAGCCCCGGGCCCGAGGGGGACTGGGCCAACTGA